Within the Gemmatimonadaceae bacterium genome, the region CCATGTTCCGGAACGTGCGGCCTCCGTCGGCGGACTTGTAGATCCCGTCGCCCCACGCAACGCTGTTGCGATTGTTCGCTTCACCCGTGCCGACCCATACGATCTCCGGGTTCGGCTGAAAGAGCGCGATGTCCCCGATGGATGCCGACGCGTAATTGTCGAAGATCGGTTGCCAGGTAGTCCCCGCATTCACCGACTTGAAAATGCCGCCGGACGCCGACGCGACGTACACCGTTGTGAAGCTCGTGTCCACCGCTTCGATGTCCACCACTCGGCCGCCCATGCTCGCGGGCCCGATGTTCCGCCAACGGAAACTGGAGAGCAGCGCGGAGTCAGTTGGCTGTGCGGCGAGCGGAGTCGCCGCGATAGTGACAAGAAGCACGAATGGTGCGAAGCAAATGGTGCGGAAGGTGGAGTGATGCATGCTCGGACTGTCTCCGGGAGCTGGTGAATTGGGGAGCCGCGTCAATATGTGAGTGACTAGGCGCGCACGGCTACGACCGCTGTCCCATAGCAGAGAACTTCCGTCACGCCGGACATGACCTCGGTGGCATCATAATGAATTGCGACAACGGCATTCGCGCCCAGCTCCTGGGCGTGCCTCAGCATCAGCTCGAAGGCCTCCGCCCGCGTCTTCTCACACAACTCGGTGAGCAGCGTGATATTGCCGCCGATGAGTGTCTGTAGCGATGCCCCGACTGTGCCCAGAATGGAGCGGGATCGCACTGTGACGCCCCTGACCACGCCGAGCGTCTGGGTGGCACGATAGCCCTCCAGAGTCATCGCGGTCGTCGTCATGTCGTGCGCTATTGGTCGCATGCCCATTTCTGTTCTCCGGGTCTCAGGCCTCGATTTGACGGCGCGTCGGGTGCGGCATATCCTCCGCTGAACACGAAGGAACGCAAAAGGAGAGCGAGATGCAAGCAGAGGTTCGGCACGTGCTCCGCCCGGGTAACGGGTAGCGCGTAACCCTTACCAGTGCCCCCATCCGGTCCCATACTCCCGGCCACTCATCGCATTTCCTCTCCAAACCGTCTCATGCAGCTATCACGTCTTCTCGCACTGCTCGCGCTAGTCAGCGCCTGCACCACCTCTCCATCGAGTGACATCGCGTCCACTACGGAAGCGCCGCGGCTTCCCACTGGCGTGCGCCTCGATCCCGCGGGCAAGATCGCCGATGTGGGGTCGTTGCCTCTCGCACTCGTTCCTTCTCCCGACGGGCGCCGCATCGTGCTGCTGCTCAATGGATACAGGGACCAGGGAGTGCAGATCGTTGACCGGGCCACCGGACAGGTCACGCAGACGCTCGTACAACCCGCTGCATTCCTTGGGCTCGCGTTCAGCCCCGATGGCAAGCGGCTGTACGCTTCAGGTGGTGACGAAGACGTAGTGTACGCCTACGACTGGGCAAATGGCGCTGCTACACCGGCCGACACGTTCGTCCTCGCGAAAAAAGAAAAAGGAAAGTCAGGAACGAAATATCCCGGAGGCATCGGCATGTCGCCCAACGGGAAAACGATGTACGTGGCGGAGAATCTCGCGGACTCGCTGGTGGTGGTGGACATTGCGACCGGGAGGGTGACGCAGCGGTTCGCGACCGAGCGGTATCCGTACGGCGTGGCTGTGGCGCCGGATGGAACTGTCTATGTGTCGGCGTGGGGTGGTTCCACGGTCTCGGTGTTCACCCCTTCGGGTGAAACCGTTGTTAGCGCCGGCCGCATCACGGTGGGACGCCATCCTTCGGCGCTGCTGCTGAATCACGATGGCTCGCGGCTGTTCGCGGCATCGGGAAGTACCGACCGCATTGCTGTAGTGGATACGCGCGAGCGCAAAGTCATCATGCAGCTCATGGATGCACCGCCCGCCGGACCGAGCGAAGGAAGCACGCCGAACGCGCTGGCATTGTCGCCTGACGGCCACCGGCTGTTCGTCGCCGAAGGCGACAACAACGCCGTCGGCGTGTTCGATCTTTCGCCCGCAATCTCTGGAGTCCCCACTGCGACAGGCAATAACCGACTGGCCGGGCGAATTCCGGCTGGCTGGTATCCCGCCGCGCTGATGGCTACGCGCGATTCACTGTTCGTCGCGAACGCCAAGGGGCGCGGCACGGGCCCGAATCCTGGTGGACCGGACCCGCTCAATGGACGTAGCACCAACCCTCGTCTCTACACGCTCGGCCAGCTTTCGGGAACGGTGATGATGATAGACGCCGCCCGCGCCACTTCCGCCGAGCTGGCGCAGTACTCGGCGCGAGTCGAGCGCGCGAACGGCTGGAATGTCGCACGGCCGGGCGCAAGCTATCCGCCGATCGAGCATGTCATCTATGTCATCAAGGAGAATCGCACCTACGATCAGGTATTGGGCGACCTGCGCCAGGCGGACGGCGATACCTCGCTGCTCTTCTTCCCACGACCGGTGTCGCCGAATCATCACGCGCTCGCCGAGCGGTTCGGCATCTTCGACCGGTTTTTCGTGAACGCGGAGGTGAGTCCGGACGGGCACAACTGGTCCACCGCCGCGTATGCGTCCGACTATCTGCAGAAGACCGTTCCGTCGAATTACTCGAGACGTGGACGGAGTTACGATTACGAGGGGACCAATCGCGGAAAGATTCCTGACGATGATGTGGCGGAGCCGGGGTCCGGTTATCTGTGGAATCTCGCGCAGAAGTCAGGGATCACCTTCCGGAACTACGGCGAGTTCGTGATTCCGCTCGACTTCCTGCCGGATGGCTCGAGGCCTCCGGGATATCGCGCCAACAAGCCATACCTGGCCGCCAACACCAATCAGGATTATCCCGGCTTCAGCATGGAGATCCCCGACCAGAAGCGGGCGGATATATGGATCGCCGAGCTGCAGAAGTTCGAGCGCGATGGCAAGATGCCGGCGCTCGAGATCATACGGCTGCCGAACGACCATACGTCGGGTGCCTCGGCTGGCAAGCCGACGCCGAGGGCGTTCATGGCGGATAATGATCTCGCGCTGGGGCGGATGATCGAAGCGTTGTCGAAGACCCAGTTCTGGAAGAGCACGGCCGTGTTCGTGCTCGAGGACGATGCGCAGAACGGTTCGGATCACGTGGATTCGCACAGGTCGCCGATGCTCGTGATATCGCCGTGGTCGCGCGGTGGGGTCGTGCACCGATTCATCAACACGACCGATGTGATCGCGACGATCGAGGAGCTGTTGAAGCTCGGGACGATGTCGCAGTTCGATCACTTCGGCCGCCCGTTGAGAGATATCTGGGCATCGAAGCCCGACGTCACGCCCTATGTGGCGCTCGTGCCGGCGGTGTCGCTCGACGAGCGGAATCCGAGAGTCGGAATCGGCGCGGAAGAATCGAAGAAGCTCGCGCTTGAGAAGGAAGACATCGCGGACGAGGAGCTGTTCAATCGAATCCTGTGGCGCGCGATCAAGGGCGACGCGCGCTCATGGCCCGGAACCAAGAGAATGTCCGCGCGGGAGATGATGGTCAGTCCTGCTCGATAGGTCCCCGGTCCGCGTGTCATCAGCGCCTTCAGTCATGGAGTCCACTGCATCGCGCACCGCCGCAAGCGCGCTGCAGCGCGGCTCGAATGCCTGCGCTACGTCGTCTGCGTGAACGTGTTGCAGCGTGGCCATTCCATCTTCGGGGAGGGCAACCTTGTCGCCGCGCGCGAGCCGCTCGAACACGGTCACGTCGAGATTCCCCGCGGGGTTGATCGGTGGCCAGCCTCTGCCGGTGATATGGCCGGGATGCAGCACCGACGCGGGAAAGCCGGCGCGAGCCTCGTCGAGCAGGAACCGCTCGATCTGCGCCTTTCGAATGCCGTATTCACCGAACGGCTTGCGCGGAGCGGTCTCGTCATACGGACGCGACTGCGGCACACCGTGCACCCACAACGTTCCGCAATGAATGAAGAGCTTCACTCGATTCCGCAGCGCATCCACGATGTGTGTCGCTGAGCCGAGATCGAAACAGGTCAAATCCACGACCACGTCGGGCTCGAGAGAAGCCATGGCCTTTCCGAACGACCCGTTCCGCTCCGCTTCGACACGATCCATCACAACAAGGCGAGTGGATTGCCACGCAGGGGATTCGTGGTAAGGCTGCCGCAAGCCACGACTGACTCCCACGACCTCATGCCCCGCCGCTACGAGCCGCGGTACAAGGTAGGTGCCGATGTGACCTGTAGCGCCAACGATCAGGATGCGCATCGCAACACTGCGGCATCCCGCTTCATCGGTGGTGCTCTGCGATGTTCACCGCGATCGTCCGCCACTTGCCCTGATTGAACCTCATGACGCTCAATGCGCACCGTGTCGCGTGGCCCGCCAGAATCGCCAGCCAGATATCTATCGGATCCAGCGTGCTCACTCTCCTGATCACGAAACACGCACCGAGTGGCACGATGATCTGCGAGACGATGGAGATGTAGAACGGGCTCCTGGTGTCCCCGGTTCCCTGCAGCCCGCCGGTGTACGCGAGCGCGACGGAGACGAGCAGTCCCGAAACGCTCAGCACGTGCAGCAGGCTTACGGCGATTTCCACCACGCCCGGCTGATTCATCCCGAATATCTCGAGCAGTTGGCGCGGCAGGAACAGGAAGAAGAGGCCGATGAACGCGGCGCCGGTGAACGCGATTCGCGCGGCGACGTGAACGCCTTCCCTGGCACGCTCGGGATTCCGGGCGCCGAGGTTCTGCCCGGCGACGGCGGATGCGGCGCCGAGCAGTCCGACGGAGGTCCACGTGATCAGCGAGAAGAGCTGCGAGTACGACACGGCGAACGCCGCTTGCGCCTCGGCGCTTTGCGCCAGTGAGCCGACGAACGACAGCATCAGGAGACCGCCGATGTTCATCGCGATTCCCTGAAGTCCCGTCGGCAGGCCGAACTTGAACAGCGACTTGATGATCCCCCAATCCGGCCCGAACCCGTGCTTGCGCGGAAATGAAACCACCCATCCTCCGCTCCACAGTTTCCAGAGCGAGTACACGCCGAGGATGTTGGACGCAAGCACGGTCCCCATCGCTGCGCCGGCGGTGCCGTACGCGGGGATCGGACCGAGCCCGCGAATGAGCACGATATTGAACGCGATGTTCATCAGCGTCATCACGATTCCCATCATCATGGGAGTTCGCGCGTCACCGGCTGAGCGGAGTGCGCCGCTGAGCATGAAGAAGACGAGCATGCCGCTCGAGAAGACGAGCATGATGCGCAGGAACGGGAGCGCTTGCGCCTGAACTTCTGGCGCAGCGTTGACCAGTCGAAGGAGCGTCGGAGCAGCGAAATAGCCGACGGGTGCGAGGACGCCGACCGAGATCGCGGTCGCAGTGAGGAATGCCTGATAGACCGTGCGGTCGGCCATCTCTTCATTGCCGGCGCCGACGAATCGCGCGACGAGCACGCTCATGCCAGTGAACACCGACATGATGAAGACGATGATGACGATCCAGATCTGATTCGCCACTCCGATGCCGGCGTTTGCGTTGTAGCCGACGAGGTGGCCAACCATGATGTTGTCAATGATTCCCTGGAGTCCGCCGAAGATGTTCGTGAGCATCGTCGGCCACGCGAGCTTCCACACCGCGGGGAGAAGGGGGCCTTCGACGATGGAGCGGTCGTAGCGGGAGCGCGCAGGCGCGACGGCCGGCGCGGGCGAAGTGGGTGTTTCCGGCGGTGTCAGAGCCGGAGAGGGAACATCGGCGGCTGGCTGCGTCACCCCATGAATCTACGGGTCGAGCCCCGTCGAAGCATTGGGTTGAACCTGTCGGTCAGATCACGCTGGCAGGCATCACGATTTCGATTTTCATCGCGGCCCCATTCGCGAGAGTGTTGTGCGCGGGACAGCTCCTTACGACCCGTTCCAGCATCGGCGTGTATTGTTCCGGTAGATCGGCGGGCATCAGCACTCGCACGACAAACTCTCCGACGCGTGCCGGATTCTTTTCGCCACGCTGCTCTACCTCCACCCGCATTCCCTCATACGGAAGCGCCCGGGCATGGCAGAACTGCTGGACGTAGAAGGCGATGCAGCTTCCCAGGGATGCACCGAGCAGCTCGATCGGCGTCGGTCCGGAATCCGTCCCACCCGCACGCTCCGGCTGGTCTGTCACTATGCGGTGCGAACGCACCTTGGCGGCGAATTGCATCCCGCCCTCGTGGGTGATCACTATCGGTGCGCGAATGTTGCCCTCTTTCATTGGAACCCGCCTTTAAGAAGTAGAATGCTCTTGCCCGTCATGATCGCAGGCAGCCAGCAGCACTCTCGCGTCAACCGCAATTGCGCCGCTGGCCGAGGCGACCAGCGGATTGATGTCCAGCTCCTCTATCTCCGGGAAATCCACGCCGAGCCTTGCCACGCGAACGAGCACGTCCCCCACGGCGTCCCGGTCGGCCGCGGGTTGTCCACGGAGCGCATCGAGAATCGAAGCGCCCCGAAGCTCCGACAGCATCTCGCTCGCGTCGAGCGCGTCTATGGGCGCGAGGCGGAAGGTCACGTCGCGAAGCACCTCGACGAACACGCCGCCCAGGCCGGCCATGACGAGCGCACCGAATCCCGGCTGACGCGTGATGCCGGCGATGAGCTCGCGACCTGGAGCCAACTGCCTTTGCACGAGAACACCCTCGATCTCCGCGTCCGGCACCGCTGCCCGCGCGGACTCGAAAATTTCGTCGTACGCCATCCTGACGTCGCTCGCAGTGTTCAAATGCAGTCGCACTCCACCGACATCGGTCTTATGAACTATCTGCGGCGAGACGATCTTGAGAACGATCGGCCAGCCGGCTTCTTCCGCAAGCTCGGCTGCCTCCGCCGCGCTTCTGGCGAGCCTCGCGCGTACAGTCGGTATTCCATAGGCCTCAATCACTGCGAGTGCTTCACCTTCACTCAGCTTGAGCTCGCCTCTCGCCCTGACGCCAGCGAGGATCTCACGCACGACATTCATGTTCACAGAAAGCGCGGAAGCGTCCGGGATCGCGCGCGCCGGGCGACGGTACCACTCGCTTTGCCTGATAAGCGCGCCAACCGCTCTCGCCGCCGATTCGGGAAAGACGTACGCAGGAACTCCGCAGGTCAGCAGCTCCGCTTTCCCCTGTGGAAGTCCCGCACGACCCATCAGAACCGACACGACGGGCTTGGTCGGATGCTGTATGGCGGCCGCGCCGATGGCTTCCGCGACTTCCTCCGTACGAACGCCCAGCGGCGGAGTGAAAATCGCGACTGCCATGTCCACGCCGCTGTCCTCGAGAATCGCATCGAGGGCCGTCCGATATCCCTGCGCATTGGCGGAAGCGATCATGTCGAGCGGATTGCGGATTGACGCCTCCGGCGGATACAGCGGCAGAAGCCTAGCCACTGTTTCCGGTTGAAAGTCCACGAGGTCCACGTTGTAGTCGCCGAGCGCATCAGCGGCGAGGACCCCCGGACCTCCTGAATTGGTGAGGACGGCCGTGCGTCTGCCGCGCGGCGGCTTGAGCACAGAGAGCGCCATCGCGATGTCGAAGAGCTCTTCGACAGAACGTGCGCGAAGCACACCCGCCTGCGTCAGCAGTGCATCCACGGCAGTATCGCTGGCCGCGAGCGCGCCCGTGTGGCTCGATGCCGCGCGCGCACCAACCACTGAGCGCCCCGCTTTGACGACGACGATCGGCTTGTGTGGCGTGATGCGGCCGGCAATCTCGAGAAAACGGCGCGGATTCCCGAAGTTCTCGGCGTACATGAGAATGAGCTCGACCGCCGGGTCGTGCTCCCACTGAAGCAGAAGGTCGTTGCCGCTGACGTCCGGCTTGTTGCCCATGGACACGAACTGCCCGATCCCTATCCCCAGCTCTGTCGCGTAGTCGAGCACGCTGACGCCGAGCGCTCCCGACTGTGACACGAACGCCGCCTTCCCGCCGGGGGGCATCAGCGGCGCAAACGTCCCGTTCATTCGGAAGTTCGGATCCGTATTTATCACGCCCATGCAATTCGGCCCGATCATCCGCATTCCATGGCGGCGAACCGTCTCCATGAGCTGCCGCTCACGCTCTACTCCGTCGCCCCCAACTTCGCGGAAGCCCGCCGAGATCACGATCAATCCTTTCACGCCGTTGGCGCCACATTCCTCGGCGACGTCGTTGACGCGCTCCTTTGGTACGCACACGATCGCGCAATCCACCGGCGACGGGAGCGAGGAGAGATTCGGCCACGCGTGCATGGAGTTGACCGCCGTCGCTCTCGGATTTACCGGATAGACCGAGCCGGTGAACCCGTGTGCCACCAGATTGGCCACGATCTGGTTACCGATCGTGTTTGGTTGACGGGATGCGCCGACGACGGCGATGGAGGTTGGCTTGAGCAGCGCGTCGAGGGCGCCGTTCGGGCTTACATCGTTCATTCAGCCCCTTCAGCCGCTATGGCGTCTGCCTTTGTCTTGTGGACCGTGCCGTCGGGATGATTGGGAGGAGAATAGATCGTGTAGAGCCGCAGCGCTTTCGTGGACGATGTATTGATGACGTTGTGGCGTGTGCCCGCTGGCACTACTACCGCGTCGCCATTGCCGACGACGTATTCCTCCTTCCCGTCGAAAACGAATTTCGCCCCGCCTTCTTCCAGTCGGAAAAACTGGTCTACGGCTGCGTGCACTTCGTCGCCGATCTCCTCGCCCGGCTGCAGACACATGACGACAACCTGGCTGTGCTTGCCCGTGAACAGCACTTGGCGGAAGAAGGGATTGTTCAGCGTCGCTTTTTCGATTGATCCAACGTAGCCCGTCATCGTGTGCCCCCAATCAGTTAGCGGTTGCCTGTCTCACCCATGACGATACGGGTGCTACGGGGCGCTTTCAGTCGGGACATGGCCGCAAGTGCGGTGAGGGAACCCCTGACGCCGCCCATCGGCAAGAATGGTAACCTATCATTCTTACGGCAGGACGGCTATCTTTGTTACGGCTAAA harbors:
- a CDS encoding MATE family efflux transporter, translated to MTQPAADVPSPALTPPETPTSPAPAVAPARSRYDRSIVEGPLLPAVWKLAWPTMLTNIFGGLQGIIDNIMVGHLVGYNANAGIGVANQIWIVIIVFIMSVFTGMSVLVARFVGAGNEEMADRTVYQAFLTATAISVGVLAPVGYFAAPTLLRLVNAAPEVQAQALPFLRIMLVFSSGMLVFFMLSGALRSAGDARTPMMMGIVMTLMNIAFNIVLIRGLGPIPAYGTAGAAMGTVLASNILGVYSLWKLWSGGWVVSFPRKHGFGPDWGIIKSLFKFGLPTGLQGIAMNIGGLLMLSFVGSLAQSAEAQAAFAVSYSQLFSLITWTSVGLLGAASAVAGQNLGARNPERAREGVHVAARIAFTGAAFIGLFFLFLPRQLLEIFGMNQPGVVEIAVSLLHVLSVSGLLVSVALAYTGGLQGTGDTRSPFYISIVSQIIVPLGACFVIRRVSTLDPIDIWLAILAGHATRCALSVMRFNQGKWRTIAVNIAEHHR
- a CDS encoding NAD-dependent epimerase/dehydratase family protein, whose protein sequence is MRILIVGATGHIGTYLVPRLVAAGHEVVGVSRGLRQPYHESPAWQSTRLVVMDRVEAERNGSFGKAMASLEPDVVVDLTCFDLGSATHIVDALRNRVKLFIHCGTLWVHGVPQSRPYDETAPRKPFGEYGIRKAQIERFLLDEARAGFPASVLHPGHITGRGWPPINPAGNLDVTVFERLARGDKVALPEDGMATLQHVHADDVAQAFEPRCSALAAVRDAVDSMTEGADDTRTGDLSSRTDHHLPRGHSLGSGP
- a CDS encoding SMP-30/gluconolactonase/LRE family protein, with amino-acid sequence MPPSGPILPATHRISSPNRLMQLSRLLALLALVSACTTSPSSDIASTTEAPRLPTGVRLDPAGKIADVGSLPLALVPSPDGRRIVLLLNGYRDQGVQIVDRATGQVTQTLVQPAAFLGLAFSPDGKRLYASGGDEDVVYAYDWANGAATPADTFVLAKKEKGKSGTKYPGGIGMSPNGKTMYVAENLADSLVVVDIATGRVTQRFATERYPYGVAVAPDGTVYVSAWGGSTVSVFTPSGETVVSAGRITVGRHPSALLLNHDGSRLFAASGSTDRIAVVDTRERKVIMQLMDAPPAGPSEGSTPNALALSPDGHRLFVAEGDNNAVGVFDLSPAISGVPTATGNNRLAGRIPAGWYPAALMATRDSLFVANAKGRGTGPNPGGPDPLNGRSTNPRLYTLGQLSGTVMMIDAARATSAELAQYSARVERANGWNVARPGASYPPIEHVIYVIKENRTYDQVLGDLRQADGDTSLLFFPRPVSPNHHALAERFGIFDRFFVNAEVSPDGHNWSTAAYASDYLQKTVPSNYSRRGRSYDYEGTNRGKIPDDDVAEPGSGYLWNLAQKSGITFRNYGEFVIPLDFLPDGSRPPGYRANKPYLAANTNQDYPGFSMEIPDQKRADIWIAELQKFERDGKMPALEIIRLPNDHTSGASAGKPTPRAFMADNDLALGRMIEALSKTQFWKSTAVFVLEDDAQNGSDHVDSHRSPMLVISPWSRGGVVHRFINTTDVIATIEELLKLGTMSQFDHFGRPLRDIWASKPDVTPYVALVPAVSLDERNPRVGIGAEESKKLALEKEDIADEELFNRILWRAIKGDARSWPGTKRMSAREMMVSPAR
- a CDS encoding acetate--CoA ligase family protein, which translates into the protein MNDVSPNGALDALLKPTSIAVVGASRQPNTIGNQIVANLVAHGFTGSVYPVNPRATAVNSMHAWPNLSSLPSPVDCAIVCVPKERVNDVAEECGANGVKGLIVISAGFREVGGDGVERERQLMETVRRHGMRMIGPNCMGVINTDPNFRMNGTFAPLMPPGGKAAFVSQSGALGVSVLDYATELGIGIGQFVSMGNKPDVSGNDLLLQWEHDPAVELILMYAENFGNPRRFLEIAGRITPHKPIVVVKAGRSVVGARAASSHTGALAASDTAVDALLTQAGVLRARSVEELFDIAMALSVLKPPRGRRTAVLTNSGGPGVLAADALGDYNVDLVDFQPETVARLLPLYPPEASIRNPLDMIASANAQGYRTALDAILEDSGVDMAVAIFTPPLGVRTEEVAEAIGAAAIQHPTKPVVSVLMGRAGLPQGKAELLTCGVPAYVFPESAARAVGALIRQSEWYRRPARAIPDASALSVNMNVVREILAGVRARGELKLSEGEALAVIEAYGIPTVRARLARSAAEAAELAEEAGWPIVLKIVSPQIVHKTDVGGVRLHLNTASDVRMAYDEIFESARAAVPDAEIEGVLVQRQLAPGRELIAGITRQPGFGALVMAGLGGVFVEVLRDVTFRLAPIDALDASEMLSELRGASILDALRGQPAADRDAVGDVLVRVARLGVDFPEIEELDINPLVASASGAIAVDARVLLAACDHDGQEHSTS
- a CDS encoding YbjQ family protein, with the protein product MGMRPIAHDMTTTAMTLEGYRATQTLGVVRGVTVRSRSILGTVGASLQTLIGGNITLLTELCEKTRAEAFELMLRHAQELGANAVVAIHYDATEVMSGVTEVLCYGTAVVAVRA
- a CDS encoding OsmC family protein; protein product: MKEGNIRAPIVITHEGGMQFAAKVRSHRIVTDQPERAGGTDSGPTPIELLGASLGSCIAFYVQQFCHARALPYEGMRVEVEQRGEKNPARVGEFVVRVLMPADLPEQYTPMLERVVRSCPAHNTLANGAAMKIEIVMPASVI
- a CDS encoding cupin domain-containing protein, giving the protein MTGYVGSIEKATLNNPFFRQVLFTGKHSQVVVMCLQPGEEIGDEVHAAVDQFFRLEEGGAKFVFDGKEEYVVGNGDAVVVPAGTRHNVINTSSTKALRLYTIYSPPNHPDGTVHKTKADAIAAEGAE